AAAAGCGATGACTGCGCATTCGATCTGGCCATGGTCAGGCTCTTTTGAAAGAAGTGAGCTGCCTTGCGGGCAGCGGAAATGTCAAACGTACGGCGCAATGAAGCGGCGCGTTCGTGCGTCGGAAAGTTTTTCCGGCTCTTGAGCGCATATCGGCAAATGCCCAGCGAACTTTAGGAGAATGAATTCGAAAACTGTCTTACGGCCGCTTACGGCGCGGCCGGTTTGACAGTTCAAGTGACGGGATTCGATGCGTTATGGATTAGCTGCGGGCCAACGGCGCGAGCGCGCGTACCAGTGCATCGCGGCCCAGCGCGACGCCGTCGCCGGAAATCGTGTGGCCGACACCCGGCAGCGCGAACGCCTCGACGTCGAAGCCCGCGTCGTGCAGCGCGATCGCGGCGCGTTCGGTTTCGTCGACGGAAATCACGGCGTCGTCGTCGCCGTGAATCAGCGTCACGGGCGTGGCGCTGTGCGTCGTAACGGGCGACGCAAGCCGCCCCGAGAACGCAACGACGACGGCCGCGCCCTGCGGATTCGTCGCCACGTGATGCAGCGACATCATCGAGCCTTGCGAGAAGCCCACCAGCGCGAGCTGGCCATAGCCGAGCTTCCAGTGCGCGAGTTCGGCGTCGAGCATTGTCTGCAGCGCGGGCCATGCGGCGGCGACGCGGCCCGGACGATTGTCTACGTCGACATCGCGCAGCGAGAACCACTGACGGCCGCCGAAGCCGCCGTCGAACGGCTCGCTGCCATCGAGCGAGACGAACGCCGCTTGCGGCAGCGCTTCGCGCCAGATGTCCGCGAGCGGCACAAGATCCTGAGCATTGCTGCCGACGCCATGCAGCAGCACGACCAGCGCCGTCGCCGGTCCGTCGGCGGGCGCGAGCCGCCAGCCGTTGTCGAATTGTTCCCAGGCCATCGCCATCATTCCTTTCGCTTTCGCTCTATCGCGCGGCGCACCGAGGGCATGGCGCCGCTGCCGTGTCACGCGCAGGCGGCAGCATACGCCGCACGCCTCGATTGTGCGTGAATTTTGTGACGACCGTCAGCGGCGCCCAACACGTGATGCACGCACGCGATCTCGCACTGGACAACGCATTTCTGATCCGCTCCGCGCGCGCGGATGCGCACCTTGCCGATGCCGTTCGCCGCTTGCGACTATCATCGGCCTTTATCCGTCTGCTGCGCCGCGCGACACGACCCGCGAACTCATTCGACGCGTTGCCCTTTCACCGCCCGGAGACCCGTTTGAGCGAACCGAACCCACCCGCCGGATCATCGGACCAACCCGCCCCTGCAAAGCCCGCCGGCCCGCCTCCCCAGCCGGCGCTGCACGGCAGCCAGCTGGTGCTCGCGACCTTCGCCGTCGCGCTCGCCACGTTCATGAACGTGCTGGACACGTCGATCGCCAACGTCGCGATTCCCACTATCTCGGGCAACCTCGGCGTATCCGTCGACGAAGGCACCTGGGTCATCACCGTGTTCGCCGCGTCGAATGCCGTGGCGATTCCGCTAACGGGCTGGTTCACGCAGCGCTTCGGGCAGATCAAGCTGTTCGTCGGCGCGATTCTCGGCTTCGTGGTTGCGTCGTGGCTGTGCGGCGTCGCGCCGTCGCTGCCCGTGCTGCTATTCGCGCGCGTGCTGCAAGGCGTGGTGGCCGGTCCGCTGATTCCGCTATCGCAGTCGATCCTGCTCAGTTCGTGGCCGAAAGAAAAATCGTCGACGGCTCTCGCGCTGTGGGCGATGACGGCGACCGTCGGCCCGATCGCAGGCCCGGCGCTCGGCGGCTGGATCACGGACAGTTATTCGTGGTCGTGGATCTTCTACATCAACATTCCCGTCGGCATCTTCGCGGCGGGCGTCACGTGGATGATCTACCGCACGCGCGAAACGCCGACGCGCAAGCTGCCCATCGACATCGTCGGCCTCGGCCTGCTGGTCACGTGGGTCGCGTCGCTGCAGATCATGCTCGACAAGGGCAAGGATCTCGACTGGTTCGGCTCGCCCGTGATCGTCACGCTCGCGATCACGGCCGTCATCAGCTTCGCGTTCTTCCTCGTGTGGGAGCTGACGGAGCCGAACCCGATCGTCGATCTGCGCCTCTTCAAGCAGCGCAACTTCCTCGGCGGCACGATTGCGATTTCGGTTGCGTATGCCGTGTTCTTCGGCAACCTCGTGCTGCTGCCGCAATGGATGCAGGAGTACCTGAACTACCGTTCCGTCGACGCCGGCCTCGTGACCGCGCCGCTCGGCATTTTCGCGGTGATCCTCGCGCCCGTGATGGGCCGCGTGCTGCCGCGCTCGGACGCGCGCATCATCGCGACACTTGCGTTCATCGGCTTCGCGATCGTGTTCTTCATGCGCTCGAAATACGTGATCGAGATCGACACGTGGCATCTGGTGCTGCCGACGCTGCTGCAAGGCATTCCGATGGCGATGTTCTTCGTGCCGCTGACGGCCATCATTCTCTCGGGACAGCCGGGGCCGAAGGTGCCCGCCGCCGCCGGGCTCTCGAACTTCGTGCGGGTGTTTTGCGGCGCGGTGGGCACATCGATCGCGGGCACGGCATGGAACAGCCGCACGATCCTGCATCACGAACGCCTGACCGAACAGGCCAACGCGACCAATCCGCTCTTCGCGCAGCAGACGGACGCGACGCAGACGCTGCTGCATGTGAGTCCGTCGACATCGAATGCGCTGTTCGATTTCACCGTGAACACGCAGGCCGCGATGATGGGGCTGAACGACATCTTCTATGCGTCGGCGATCATCTTCGTGCTGATCATTCCGCTGATCTGGATTACACGGCCCGCGCGCGGCGGCGGTGGAGATGCGTCGGGCGCGCATTGAGTTTCCTGCCCTGGCGGAAGATGCGAAACAGGACAAACATGCGCGGGCCCAGCCTTCTGTCAAATGACGATTTATTCCCACTGGGCAAGACTTTTGTGCGCTATGTGGGGGTCAAAAACCCGCGACGATCTCCTATATTTCCGGCTATCCCACTTGTGGATCGATCGGCGTCCACGCCGACCAACCCACGCCTGAAATCTGGAAACGACTTGGGACGGGCAACGCCCGTATCCTCGATAGGAGAAGTTATGAGCGAAGCAAATCGAAGCTCAGTGCGCGAGCTAAATCATTTCATCGACGGTCGACTCGTCGCTGGCGCGAGCGGCCAGTTCGCCGACGTATTCGATCCGGCGCAAGGCCGGCCCTCGGCACGCGTGCCCGTCGCGAATGCGGATGAAGTCGCCGCCGCCGTCGCCGCTGCAAAAGCCGCGTTTCCAGCATGGAGCGAGACGCCACCGCTGAAGCGTGCGCGCCTGATGTTCAAGTTCAAAGAACTGCTCGAAAAGCATTCCGATGAAATCGCCGAACTCATTACGCGCGATCACGGCAAGCTGTTTGAAGATTCGAAGGGCGAGGTATTGCGCGGTATCGAGATCGTCGAATTCGCGTGCGGCATTCCGGACCTCCTTAAAACCGACTTCACCGATCAGATCGGCATCGGCATGGACGCATGGAATCTGCGTCAGCCACTTGGCGTGTCCGCGGGCGTCACGCCGTTCAATTTCCCCGTGGTCGTGCCGTGCTGGATGTTCGTCATGGCGGCAGCGACGGGCAACACGTTCATCCTCAAGCCCTCGGAGCGCACGCCATCCGCTTCGATACGGCTTGCCGAGCTATTCATCGAAGCCGGTTTTCCCAAAGGGGTGTTCAACGTCGTGCATGGCAGCAAGGCCGTCGTCGATGCGCTGATGGCGCATCCCGATGTGATGGCGATGTCGGCTGTCGCCTCGACGCCCGTTGCCGAATACATCTACACAGAAAGCGCAAAGCACGGCAAGCGCGTGCAGGCTCTCGGCAGCGCGAAAAACCATCTGGTCGTGATGCCCGACGCCAATCTCGACCGAACAATCGATGCGTTGATCAACTCGTCGTACGGTTCCGCAGGCGAGCGCTGCATGGCGACGTCGGTCGCGGTGGCCGTCGGCGATATCGGCGACGAACTGGTCGAGCGTCTCGTGCCGCGCGTGCGCTCGCTCAGGATCGGCAGCGGCATGGAGCCGAATCTGGACATGGGGCCGCTCATCAGCGCCGCGCATCGCAACAAGGTGGTGGGTTATATCGAAGCGGGTGTCGCGGAGGGCGCACGGCTGCTTGTCGACGGTCGCGGACATACCGTGACCGGCCATGAAGAGGGCTTCTTTCTCGGCGGTTCGCTGTTCGACGACGTGAAGCCTGACATGCGCATCTATCGCGAAGAGATTTTCGGGCCGGTCCTCTCGGTTGTCCGCGTGCCCGATCTCGCGAGTGCGATAGCGCTCGTCAATGCGCACGAGCTGGGAAACTGCGTGTCGCTTTACACCTCCGACGGCAACGCGGCGCGCACGTTCTCCCGGCAGATCAAGGTGGGGATGGTGGGCATTAACGTGCCGAGTCCGGTGCCGTCAGCGTGGCATTCGTTCGGCGGCTGGAAGCGGTCGCTGTTCGGCGATCATCACGCTTACGGCGAAGAAGCCGTGCGCTTTTACACGCACTACAAGAGCGTCATGCAGCATTGGCCGGAGGACATTGTCGGCAAAGCTGCGTAATTCATGATGCATGTCGGCGGACGCGGACGGAGCCGTGTTCGCCGACGCGGTGGCTATCGCGCGGCCATCCGCCCGTTATGCTTAGCGGGTGGCATGACGCCGTAAAAAGAAAACGCTAAGCATCGAAGTACATCGGCTCAAGCGAAAGCACTATTCCGAACGCCGAGGCTTGCCGCAGTCCGTCGACTCCATAGAACTGCACTTCGCCGCGCTGGCCGACGACAATGACTTCGCGCGCGCCGCCTTCCAGATAACCTCTCACCCTGTGTTCGATATCTCGCGGAACGTCCCGGTCGAGGAGCACTTCGACACACAGGTCCGGTACAAACGGAATAGGACCTTTTTCACGGTCGATTCCTTCCCACTTTTCCGGTGACATCCAGATGACGTCCGGCACACGGATGCCAAACGAACGCGTCGTCACCGCGACCGACATGGCCGCGACGTGGCCAATCTGCTCGGCAATCTGGCAGTAGATGTCGGTCATGACAATCTGCCGACGCGCCGAAGGATGAGGATGCGGCACCGTTTCGCCGGAAGCGTCAAGCTCACTGCACGCGAGGCCATCCGGTTCGGCGCCACCGTTGATTCGACACCACGTAGCAACGAGTCCGTCCTGGTCAAGGAGAGTAGACACGAGCAAATGCCTCCAGTAGGGAAGTTGCGTAAGCGTATACCCTTTCTCCCGAATTTAACAATCTGATCTGTGTGCGGCGCACAATCCAGGCGGATTGCAGCGCTCCAGAAGCGTCATGTCGCGTTCGATCAAGCGGATTGTGCGCTGCGAAATCTTCCGGAACTGAAGGCGCAATGCGCGAGTCGTACGAACTGCAGGCGATAAAGCCCCTCTCTGCGCGTGTTTTATGGAAATGCTAGCGTGTCGAGTGCGCGGACCTATTGCTATCTTGTCCGCGGCTTTCGGCAAGGACATTTTCAGCAAGGACGTAGCGCGAGCGAAGCAGCACAATCCGTCAGCAGGATGAGCCACGATTCGCGCGGCCACAGGAACTGATATGGAACTAGATCTGGAGACATTCCGGCGATTACGTCGTCTCGCTCCCGTGCTGGACGACATACTCAATGCGAAAGAGGTCGAATACCCGGACCAGGCGGTTTATCTCGCGGATCTCGCGCAGATCTGCTCGCAGCTTTTCGATGCGTATCACTGCATGCATCCCGATGAAACCGCCCGCGCTCGCCTCGATGCGCTAGCGTCGCAGTAACGCGAGTGGAAATCGCACATTTGAGCGCGTGATGCTGGACACATCGGGAGCCCAATGACCGAACCAACCTCGAGCGACGCGGCGCGAATACGGCTTGAACAAGCTCGTCGCTTGCTTGCGCTGGCACAGACGGGACTGCACTACGCGACCAGCGCTTTCGACAAGGAACGCTACGACGAAATCGCGAAGATTGCTCATCGACAGATTGCCGAAGCTGCGTCACTGGATACGATCAAGGTCGCCGAACTGTTCGAGTTCGAATCGGGCTATGCCAATCCGAAACTGGACGTGCGGTGTGCGGTTTTCGACGAAGCCGGTCGAATACTGCTTGTTCGCGAGATTGCTGACGGACGCTGGTCACTTCCCGGCGGCTGGGCCGACGTAGGTCTGTCACCCGCCGAAAATGCAGCGAAAGAGGTTCAGGAGGAAAGCGGATACACGGTACGCATCGAGCGATTGCTGGCCGTGTGGGACATGAACAAACACGGTCACCCCGTTTCCCCTTTCCACATCTGGAAGATCGTATTTTCAGGCGCTATCGAGAAAGCCGGAATGGTCAGCGGCACGGAAACAGATAACGTCGGTTTCTTTGCCCTTGAGGACATTCCTCCCTTATCGCTCGGCCGCGTGCTTCCCGAACAGATTCGGCGGATAACAGAACTACATGACAGCGGTGCGGTCGATTTCGACTGACGTCGATCGCTGCACAAGAATAAGACTGGCATTCGACTCAAGAAAAACAATCTATTCGCAGCGCGCCCGTGCCCTCTTCATCGATTCGATATGGTGGACGGTCGTCGTCTTGTTTATTCCGCTCGGTCCGCCAACCGACGAGATCCTCGCTAATCCAGATGCCTTTACTTCGACCATCGTTTTCTGGCTTATCGTCGGTCAATGCATTCCGATACTCATCACCGGAATCATGTGGGCAACGTGGGGCACGTCACCCGGCAAGCGGGCGGTTCATATTCGAATCGTCGATGCAGACTCCGGACAGCCTATGACCGTCAAGCAAGCCGTTTTACGGACAATCGGCTATTTGCTCACCTTTGGCATGCTCGGCGCAGGCTTCTTATGGATCTTCTTCAATCAAAAGAAACAGGCTTTGCATGATCGCATAGCGAATACCGTGGTCATTGCTGGAAATAGCTAGCCGGGCGACAAAGCGGCATAGCTGTCCGCCTGTAGCGTTTCATTACGGCATTTCCCCTTTCCGCTGATAATCAGCCGGTATAACGTCCGGCTTCCGGACGCCTTGCGTTTGCCGGCGTTCCGTCTATGCTCAAGCGAGCCTCGACGCAGTCAATTCAGATAAAAGTACTCGTCGCTACGTCGAAGCACTCTGCCGACCAGGCGGCAGCCCTCCCTCTATCACCTATAGCGCCTTGCTCAAGCAAGCATGGCCACCTATGGCTTGTCGTTTTGTTCCGAGAGCTGACAGCTCTGTGCAGTGCAGGCATTCCTATCCCGGCATGACGTCTCGAAGGCAGTCGCTAACACGAACCGAAGAAAGGAGTTGGCCATGAATCCGAGGACTTTGTGCAAACGTCTTGCACGCAATTCGACTCTCTGTACGTCTTTACGTACAGCCACATCGCGAGATCTTCCTGTATCGCCACCGTTGTTGTCCGCTCCTGTTTGAATGAATGACTGACGGGCTTCAGGCAACTTCAGGCAGCTTCAGGCAACCCCTGAACAATGCACAACATCGATGGAGACAGGCGATGAACTCAGGTTATTTCGCAATTTCCCGCGAGGGCCGACGCGAAAAACGCAACGCGGCCACACTCAAGACACTGCGCTCGATGATTACGGGTGCGGCGCTTATCGTCGGCACACTGATGGCTAGTTCTGTTTGCAAAGCAGACGAGCTTTTCATCGGAGATCTTGGAGACAACACAGTCAAGCAGATCGATACATCGAATGGAAAGGTTCGCGGCGTATTTGCCATGAATCAAGGCCTCAACGGAATAATGGGGATGATTTTCACTGATGGCGAATTGCTGGTTGTCAGTGAGAACAGTAGTCAGGGAACGAATCAGCCCAATGGCGAGGTTTTTCGTTTTGACGCTACAACGGGCCTGTTTCTGGGCAAGCTCATTTCATCGACAGACCGTGGGGCACCTTTTGCTCCGCAGGGAATCGTTCGGGGCGACCCGGGTGACAGATTCTATATTGCAGATCTCGGCGTTCGAGACGACGACTGTGCCAATCAAGGCGACGTAAAAGAGTACAACCATCGAGGTGCATTTCTCGGCAACCTGGACCGGCGCGGCTTCAGAGCGGCGTTCTATCCGCGTGGCGTCGTCTTCGGGCCTGACGGACTGCTCTATGTGTCCGCCAGAGGCTGCCCGCTTTCGACGAATGCGGATGACTCGCTGATTGCCTATGTATTGCGCTTCAATCCGCAATCCCGGAAATTCGTCGATGTATTTGCTTCGAACAGGACCGTCGCGGGCTTTCATCGACCCGAGGGACTGGTGTTCGACGACAAGGGGAATCTCTGGATTACGAGCTTCCGTGATAACAGCGATGCCAACGATGTCGACCGGATTCTGAAACTGGATGGACGAACTGGCCGTCTACTCGATTCCATTCCGCTTTGGAAAACGGGGGATCCAAGAGCCTTCGCGCAAGCCATCCTGTTCGGACCGGACGGTAAGCTCTTTGTGCCCATATCGGGCAACGCACCTAAAACGAGCGGCGAGCTTCTTCGCTGCGATACGAAAACGAAGGTTTGTGATCCTCTCGTGGCAGCGGGCGGAGCGCTCATATCTCCCTGGTTTCTGATCCTCCGTCGCAGCGACCCCGCGACGTTGACCTACAGGGGACGGTAGTCGAGCAGATGTCGCCTCGGCAAACCGAAAGCCGCAAGCCTGATTTCAACGGGACCGTCTGGTCCCGTTTCTCTTTTTCTGTGTGACTTTCCGAAAATGCTGCTGCAAAACTCCGGTTAAATCGGTGCTTAGATAAAGCAGCCGCGCAAGCCCGCCCAGCAGTTCCGGCGTTCTGCGCAGAACATCTGGACGCCTGGTCATTCCTCGAATGCGGCCGGCGTGCTGATATGAGTACCCGCGCATTTGCGTTGTACTTCCCTGTCTTCCTGGAGTTCTTTATGTCCGCCGCTTATTCCGCTGCTTCGCCCGATACAGATTTCGCCGCCATCAAGACTCGCCAACAGGCAGCCTGGTCGACAGGCGACTACGCTGTGGTTGGCACCACTCTGCAGATCGTCGGGGAGAGCCTCTGCGAAGCGCTCGACGTCCGTGCCGGCAGTCGCGTTCTCGATGTGGCCGCGGGCAACGGCAATGCGACGCTTGCCGCCGCGCGCCGCTATTGCGACGTCACGTCGACTGACTATGTCGCTTCGCTACTCGATTCGGGCCGTCTGCGTGCACAGGCTGAAGGACTCCCCGTGCAGTTCCAGGAGGCGGACGCAGAAGCACTTCCATTCGGGGACGCTTCATTCGACATCGTGATGTCGACGTTCGGCGTCATGTTCACCCCCGCTCAGGAAAAAGCGGCTGCCGAACTCGCTCGTGTCTGCAAGCCAGGCGGTCGGATAGGCCTCGCCAACTGGACGCCGGAGAGTTTCATCGGGCAGATGTTCAAAACGATCGGCAAGTACATTCCCCCGCTGCCAGGCGTGAAGTCGCCGGCACTCTGGGGCACAAAGGCACGCCTGGAAGAACTGTTCGAAGGCAACGCGCGAAAGATCACCGCGACGAGCCGCTATTTCACGTTCCGTTATCGGTCACCGGCACATTTCATCGACGTGTTTCGCACGTATTACGGGCCGATGAACAAAGCGTTTGCTGCACTCGAAGGAGAAAGGCAGACGGCATTCCTCACCGATCTGATGACACTGATCGAGAACGGAAACCGCTCGAACGACGCGACGCTTGTCCTGCCGAGCGAGTATCTCGAAGTCGTGGTGGAACGACTGTGAGTGAATCAGCCTGTCGACGTGTTTGCCAGTGTCCAACGTCAAACCATAGATCTGTCGTCTCCGCGCCGACATTTCACCCCACCGACACCGCCGCAGACACTCAAAAAGCCTGTCAGCAAAGGCTTGCTGCAACATTGGCACAGACTCTGCAAGCGAACGGCATTCACGCCAATCCGCGATCGATCGACAAAGTCCATGAACGATATGAATAGCACTGCCGCATCGCAAGCCTTCTCATCTGCAACGCCCGTCATCGCATTGCATTGCTCTGGCTCGGGAGCCGCGCAATGGCGAAAGCTCAGCGAAGTACTCGGCTCGCGCCACGTCCTGGTCGCACCCGAGCACTATGGCTGCGAAAGCACGGGCCCGTGGAGCGGCGAGCGCGCATTCACACTCGCTGACGAGGCCGCGAGGACGGTCGGCATCATCGACGCATCGAGCGGCAAGGTCCATCTCGTCGGTCATTCGTATGGCGGCGGCGTTGCGTTGCACGCCGCGCTCGAGCGGCCAAAGCGTATCGCAAGTCTGACGTTATACGAGCCGTCGGCGTTTCATCTGCTCAAGACGATGGGCTCGTATGGCGCGCATGCGCTCGCAGAGATCGTGGCGATATCGAAGCGTACGGCCGACGGCGTCAGTTGTGGCGACTATCGGGGCGCGGCGGCTTCTTTCGTCGATTACTGGGGCGGTCCGGGCTCATGGGACGCACTGCGGCCCTCCATACAGGCCGCACTCACACGCTGGGCTCCGAAGGCGCCACTCGACTTCCGCGCATTGATCGAGGAGCGTACGCCCACCCATGCGTATGCCGATCTGCGTGTGCCCGCACTGATCCTGCGCGGCCAGCACGCACCTGTTCCAACGCGCGCAATCGCCGAACGGCTGCCGATGCTGATACCGGCCGCGCGGCTGGCGGTGATCGAGGGTGCAGGACATATGGGGCCGGTCACGCACGCCGATGAAGTCAACGCGGCTATCGTGCGGCATATCGCGGAAGCCGAGCCGTTGCGTGAGTCGGTATCAGGCTGAAGGGGGCACGCGCGTCGACGCGGCATCGGGCAGCGGTCTCCCATCAGCAGCTGTTTGCCCCGTCGATTGCGCTGGCTCTTGTCTTGCGAGTTGGGCCTTTCGTTTGTCGTCTTGCGGGCGAGCGCGCTCGCGCTCCTCACGAAATCCCTTCTCGTTACACAAAACGTAGAGAATTGACACGCAGACAATGACTGCAGTTGTTATATAAAAGCTGTTCATTCTTGATACGTCTCTGACACGTCAACTCGAACGGCACGAGAAAGACTAACGATTACATTGTGCTGTCGCTATGGGAAACACCCTTCCCTTGCTTAGGGGTAAGCGATCGAGCTTTGACCGAGCCCGAGCCGCCGGTCGCCAGGGAATCGAGAGAGAATGATTTCGGATCTCATTACCGCCCCGCTCGAATCAACCGCCTATTCTGTATGAGAGTTTGCGGAACGACGGGAGCTGCCATGCAAGCCGATCCAAAAGTCATTGAATATCTGAACGCCGAACTGAAGTACGAACTGACGGCGATCAATCAGTACTTTCTGCACGCACGCCTCTACAAGCACTGGGGCCTCGAAGCACTCGGCAAACACGAATACGACGAGTCGATCGAGGAAATGAAGCACGCCGACAAGCTGATCGAGCGCATCTTCATGCTCGACGGCTTACCCAATTTGCAGGATCTCGCGAAGCTGCTCGTTGGCGAAGACACGCTCGAGGTGCTGCAATGTGACCTCAAGCTCGAACAGTCCGCGCAGGCGCATTGCAAGGAGGCGATCGCTTATTGCGAATCGGTGAATGACTACGTATCGAGAATGATCTTCTCCGACATTCTCGATGACACGGAAGATCATATCGACTGGCTGGAGATTCAGATCGCGTTGATCGATAAGGTCGGAATCCAGAACTACCAGCAATCGGCGATGGGTTCGCCGGAATGAATACCGATTAGGCTCGATGCGCATGCAGAAACCTGTTCGCAGCAGTCTTTGGCAGCAGTGACAAAACGAATGTGTGTCGGGAGAGTGTTGCGGCGCCGTGAGGTGCGCTCAGGCGTCCATGGCTTCCTCGAGTGCCGCGCGCAACGCGGGCGTGCAGGCGATCACGCAATTGCCGTGCGCGAGACACTCCGGCGTGAGGAAGTCGTTGACCCAGCCGCCCGCCTCCGCCACGATCAGCACGGCCGCAGCGGCGTCCCACGCGTTGATGTGCAATTCGCAGTAGGCATCCTGCCGCCCCATCGCTACATACGCGAGACCGAGCGCGCCCGAGCCGCGTCGCTTCACACCCGCACCCAGCGCATGCAGACGGCCGTGTACGGTCGCATAGCGCTCGTAGGGCACGCGCGAGGACCAGCCCAGTTCCACGGCCGACCGTGCGACATCGTCGATCGTGCTCACCTTGATCGGCTGACCGTTCAGCGTCGCGCCGCGGCCACGACAGGCCGCGAATAGTTCGTCGCGCATCGGGTCGTAGAGCACGCCGATGTGCGCCTGGCCATCGAGCAGAAAGGCAATCGACAGACAGAAGTACGGCACGCCGCGCGCGAACTCCGACGTCCCGTCGATGGGATCGACGACCCAGGCGCGCGGACCGTATGCGCCGCCGCCCTCTTCTCCGAAGAAACCATCGTCCGGGAACGTCGCGGCCAGTCGTTGCGCGATCAGGCGCTCTGCCTCGCCGTCCGTTTCGGTGAGATAGTCCTGCGGCCCCTTGAACTGAAGCGCAAGCGTATCGTCCCGCTCCAGGAAGCGCTTGCGGATGAGTGCACCGGCCTCACGCGCAACCGCGCAGGCCGTGAGATAGCGCAGTTGCTCTTGCATGTCGTTCATTGTTCGAACTCTTTGGATGTGATGCGGGCGCCTCGATAGCGCTCACGGACAAGCGTGCAGTTTAGGGGCAAGTCCGCAGGCGTCAAGATCTCTGATCGCTGGCGCGAAGCTACTGCGAATAAAAGCCCGAGCCGACCAGACCTGGAACGCCGTCGATCGTAACCGCCTTCACATAAGTCCACTTATGCGAAGGCTCGGTCTGCCCCGGCCTCAGAAACATGTAGTCGACCCAGCCCGTCCCCTTCGTTTCAGCCGTCTGAATCATGGCGTCGTGAAAGGCCTTGCCGTTCGTATCTTTCTGACCGCTGACGTTGCTCCCCTCGCGGGCGGGAAAGGCAGGATTCAGCAACACATTTGCCTTCAGATCGTAAACGAACAGATATGTGTCGCCGTGGAACCACTCGCTGCCTTTGATTCTAAACCCGGCAAATGCGGCTTTTCCTTTGCTATCGATTAATGCCGCGGCCTGGTCGACCAGCGCGACCGTCTGCTTGGATATCTCGGACGACGGAGGCGATACCTGAGAAAAAACAGGCGACGCGGCGCCCGCCAATCCCGCCAGCAGCATGATGCCGGTAAAG
This genomic interval from Paraburkholderia sabiae contains the following:
- a CDS encoding alpha/beta fold hydrolase translates to MNSTAASQAFSSATPVIALHCSGSGAAQWRKLSEVLGSRHVLVAPEHYGCESTGPWSGERAFTLADEAARTVGIIDASSGKVHLVGHSYGGGVALHAALERPKRIASLTLYEPSAFHLLKTMGSYGAHALAEIVAISKRTADGVSCGDYRGAAASFVDYWGGPGSWDALRPSIQAALTRWAPKAPLDFRALIEERTPTHAYADLRVPALILRGQHAPVPTRAIAERLPMLIPAARLAVIEGAGHMGPVTHADEVNAAIVRHIAEAEPLRESVSG
- a CDS encoding cache domain-containing protein, with product MKGNLLFTGIMLLAGLAGAASPVFSQVSPPSSEISKQTVALVDQAAALIDSKGKAAFAGFRIKGSEWFHGDTYLFVYDLKANVLLNPAFPAREGSNVSGQKDTNGKAFHDAMIQTAETKGTGWVDYMFLRPGQTEPSHKWTYVKAVTIDGVPGLVGSGFYSQ
- a CDS encoding inositol monophosphatase family protein, whose product is MNDMQEQLRYLTACAVAREAGALIRKRFLERDDTLALQFKGPQDYLTETDGEAERLIAQRLAATFPDDGFFGEEGGGAYGPRAWVVDPIDGTSEFARGVPYFCLSIAFLLDGQAHIGVLYDPMRDELFAACRGRGATLNGQPIKVSTIDDVARSAVELGWSSRVPYERYATVHGRLHALGAGVKRRGSGALGLAYVAMGRQDAYCELHINAWDAAAAVLIVAEAGGWVNDFLTPECLAHGNCVIACTPALRAALEEAMDA
- the bfr gene encoding bacterioferritin, which gives rise to MQADPKVIEYLNAELKYELTAINQYFLHARLYKHWGLEALGKHEYDESIEEMKHADKLIERIFMLDGLPNLQDLAKLLVGEDTLEVLQCDLKLEQSAQAHCKEAIAYCESVNDYVSRMIFSDILDDTEDHIDWLEIQIALIDKVGIQNYQQSAMGSPE